The Arachis hypogaea cultivar Tifrunner chromosome 14, arahy.Tifrunner.gnm2.J5K5, whole genome shotgun sequence genome has a segment encoding these proteins:
- the LOC112742039 gene encoding preprotein translocase subunit SCY2, chloroplastic isoform X1 — translation MHFSEISPPMEVATRFSSQNHFHPHSFFTKPNVKLPVRQAHRIQFFRIRCNGPRFHLNTTPALSATTHFPSLNRSLCLKSYQKLFVNVSNGVRGEHRYVDELSNKEIIPMHSGNDGEAIVAAPGGDDCRTPPFRRKTFKNRFLNFVRFSSVINDAAESFFKSEIRRRLLVTAVLIVVIHIGYFIPLPGFDRRLIPQDFLSFASGSVDELGDFSYELKLSLFQLGISPQIFASIIMQVLCHVIPSLVKLRKEGLDGHEKIKSYIWWMSFGFAILEAFILSCHSLPYSIYAASQCVKHVLVTTCLLVCGAMTITWIYDTISESGFGQGSSLIICVGILTGYVETLHKMITQLSVNGLGGVTWCQYLLAVLGIFTIVTMWAVVVTESCRKVNLQYYGFKLASAAREQSPLTEVEPYIPFNINPSGMQPVLTTSYLLAFPCILASLLQSRFWEHVKEILNPENSVGAEPWVYYSIYALFVFLFNIFDIANLPKEIADYLNKMGARIPNIKPGKATIEYLIKIQASTRFWGGLQLSVLATTSTILDHNLRRINAGFAIGFTSVLIIVGSLIELRRSYQAYNVMPSLSNALKRYGV, via the exons ATGCATTTTTCGGAAATAAGTCCACCCATGGAGGTAGCAACGCGATTCTCATCCCAAAATCACTTCCATCCACACAGCTTCTTTACAAAACCCAACGTCAAACTTCCGG TAAGACAAGCTCACCGCATCCAATTTTTTCGTATACGTTGCAATGGACCTCGGTTTCACCTCAATACAACCCCTGCATTAAGCGCAACAACACATTTTCCTTCACTGAACCGCTCGCTGTGCTTGAAATCGTACCAAAAACTTTTCGTTAATGTCTCCAACGGGGTTCGAGGCGAACACCGTTATGTCGACGAGCTTTCGAATAAGGAAATTATTCCAATGCATAGCGGCAACGACGGGGAAGCAATTGTTGCTGCTCCTGGTGGTGACGATTGTAGAACCCCACCTTTCAGACGAAAAACATTCAAAAACAGGTTTTTGAACTTCGTGCGGTTCAGTTCTGTGATCAACGATGCTGCAGAATCGTTCTTCAAGAGCGAGATAAGGAGGAGATTGTTGGTGACTGCCGTGCTGATTGTGGTTATTCATATTGGTTATTTCATTCCTCTTCCTGGATTTGACAGAAGGTTGATACCGCAAGACTTCCTTAGCTTTGCCTCTGGAAGTGTTG ATGAACTTGGCGACTTCTCCTACGAGCTCAAGTTATCTCTTTTCCAGCTTGGAATTAGTCCCCAGATATTTGCGTCTATTATTATGCAA GTACTGTGTCATGTTATTCCTTCTCTAGTAAAGCTCCGGAAAGAAGGTTTGGATGGACACGAGAAGATTAAGAGTTATAT ATGGTGGATGTCATTTGGCTTTGCAATTTTGGAAGCTTTTATATTATCCTGCCACTCGCTTCCATATTCAATCTATGCCGCCAGCCAATG CGTCAAACATGTATTGGTGACAACCTGTTTGTTGGTTTGTGGTGCAATGACTATTACATGGATCTATGACACTATATCAGAATCTGGATTTG GTCAAGGTTCATCTCTCATCATATGTGTGGGAATACTCACGGGTTATGTGGAGACACTACACAAAATGATCACTCAGCTTTCCG TGAATGGTCTGGGTGGTGTGACTTGGTGCCAATATCTGCTTGCAGTGTTGGGTATTTTCACCATAGTTACTATGTGGGCAGTTGTGGTAACTGAAagttgcaggaaagtaaatcTTCAGTACTATGGTTTCAAACTTGCTTCTGCTGCAAG GGAGCAATCACCACTTACTGAAGTCGAACCGTATATTCCTTTCAATATTAATCCATCTGGAATGCAACCTGTTCTTACTACCTCTTACCTCTTAGCATTTCCATGTATTCTAGCCAG TCTGCTTCAATCACGTTTCTGGGAGCACGTAAAGGAGATATTGAACCCTGAAAATTCTGTTGGCGCTGAGCCATGGGTTTACTATTCAATATATGCTCTTTTTGTCTTCCTATTCAATATATTTGATATT GCTAACCTGCCAAAGGAAATTGCTGATTACTTAAATAAGATGGGTGCAAGAATACCAAACATAAAGCCTGGAAAGGCTACTATAGAATACCTAATAAAGATTCAGGCATCCACACGATTTTGGG GGGGACTGCAGTTAAGTGTATTGGCCACTACATCTACTATTCTTGATCACAATTTACGGCGCATCAATGCTGGATTTGCTATTGGTTTTACCTCAGTTCTAATTATT GTTGGTTCCCTTATCGAACTTAGAAGATCATATCAAGCATATAATGTGATGCCAAGCTTAAGCAATGCTTTGAAACGTTATGGCGTATAG
- the LOC112742039 gene encoding preprotein translocase subunit SCY2, chloroplastic isoform X2, which translates to MADELGDFSYELKLSLFQLGISPQIFASIIMQVLCHVIPSLVKLRKEGLDGHEKIKSYIWWMSFGFAILEAFILSCHSLPYSIYAASQCVKHVLVTTCLLVCGAMTITWIYDTISESGFGQGSSLIICVGILTGYVETLHKMITQLSVNGLGGVTWCQYLLAVLGIFTIVTMWAVVVTESCRKVNLQYYGFKLASAAREQSPLTEVEPYIPFNINPSGMQPVLTTSYLLAFPCILASLLQSRFWEHVKEILNPENSVGAEPWVYYSIYALFVFLFNIFDIANLPKEIADYLNKMGARIPNIKPGKATIEYLIKIQASTRFWGGLQLSVLATTSTILDHNLRRINAGFAIGFTSVLIIVGSLIELRRSYQAYNVMPSLSNALKRYGV; encoded by the exons ATGGCAGATGAACTTGGCGACTTCTCCTACGAGCTCAAGTTATCTCTTTTCCAGCTTGGAATTAGTCCCCAGATATTTGCGTCTATTATTATGCAA GTACTGTGTCATGTTATTCCTTCTCTAGTAAAGCTCCGGAAAGAAGGTTTGGATGGACACGAGAAGATTAAGAGTTATAT ATGGTGGATGTCATTTGGCTTTGCAATTTTGGAAGCTTTTATATTATCCTGCCACTCGCTTCCATATTCAATCTATGCCGCCAGCCAATG CGTCAAACATGTATTGGTGACAACCTGTTTGTTGGTTTGTGGTGCAATGACTATTACATGGATCTATGACACTATATCAGAATCTGGATTTG GTCAAGGTTCATCTCTCATCATATGTGTGGGAATACTCACGGGTTATGTGGAGACACTACACAAAATGATCACTCAGCTTTCCG TGAATGGTCTGGGTGGTGTGACTTGGTGCCAATATCTGCTTGCAGTGTTGGGTATTTTCACCATAGTTACTATGTGGGCAGTTGTGGTAACTGAAagttgcaggaaagtaaatcTTCAGTACTATGGTTTCAAACTTGCTTCTGCTGCAAG GGAGCAATCACCACTTACTGAAGTCGAACCGTATATTCCTTTCAATATTAATCCATCTGGAATGCAACCTGTTCTTACTACCTCTTACCTCTTAGCATTTCCATGTATTCTAGCCAG TCTGCTTCAATCACGTTTCTGGGAGCACGTAAAGGAGATATTGAACCCTGAAAATTCTGTTGGCGCTGAGCCATGGGTTTACTATTCAATATATGCTCTTTTTGTCTTCCTATTCAATATATTTGATATT GCTAACCTGCCAAAGGAAATTGCTGATTACTTAAATAAGATGGGTGCAAGAATACCAAACATAAAGCCTGGAAAGGCTACTATAGAATACCTAATAAAGATTCAGGCATCCACACGATTTTGGG GGGGACTGCAGTTAAGTGTATTGGCCACTACATCTACTATTCTTGATCACAATTTACGGCGCATCAATGCTGGATTTGCTATTGGTTTTACCTCAGTTCTAATTATT GTTGGTTCCCTTATCGAACTTAGAAGATCATATCAAGCATATAATGTGATGCCAAGCTTAAGCAATGCTTTGAAACGTTATGGCGTATAG
- the LOC112742595 gene encoding protein ALP1-like has translation MLNRIIGGGDRNCIWELRMSVDALGRLCELLKVQGGLSDDCRAVPVPDDYIDPRWKWFKGYLGALDGTYIDVTVPEEDKSRYRTRKGRISTNVLGVCNQDMNFVYVLSGWEGSASDSKVLRDAISRRNNLKIPIGNYYLLDAGYTNCKGFLAPYRQTRYHVQEWAHGRNTPRNFREYFNKKHSSARNIIERCFGLLKKRWAILRSHCFYKIKTQNRIIIACCLLQNFIRLNMDSDPEEDILLENDHVIIGEEHGGNEDDEDEMIDIVEESNEWTAWRDNLAHEMYTEWMHSRID, from the exons ATGTTAAACCGCATAATAGGAGGAGGCGATAGAAATTGCATTTGGGAATTAAGGATGAGTGTAGACGCATTAGGAAGATTATGTGAGTTACTTAAAGTTCAGGGTGGATTAAGTGATGATTGTCGT GCTGTTCCTGTCCCAGATGACTACATAGATCCCCGATGGAAATGGTTTAAG ggttatctaggagcATTAGATGGAACATATATAGATGTGACTGTTCCTGAAGAAGATAAATCAAGATACCGAACAAGAAAGGGTAGAATATCAACCAACGTCCTAGGCGTATGCAATCAAGATATGAATTTTGTGTACGTACTTAGTGGATGGGAAGGATCCGCATCAGATTCAAAAGTCCTTAGAGATGCTATTTCACGTCGTAATAACCTCAAGATACCAATTG GGAATTATTATTTATTGGATGCTGGTTATACTAATTGCAAGGGATTTCTAGCACCATATAGGCAAACTCGATATCATGTACAAGAATGGGCCCATGGAAGAAATACACCTAGAAACTTTCGAGAATATTTTAACAAGAAGCACTCTTCAGCTAGGAACATTATTGAGCGTTGTTTTGGTTTACTTAAGAAGAGATGGGCAATTTTAAGGAGTCATTGTTTCTACAAAATTAAGAcacaaaatagaataataattgcATGTTGTCTACTGCAAAATTTTATTCGGCTTAATATGGACTCCGATCCTGAAGAGGACATTTTACTTGAGAATGACCACGTAATTATTGGAGAGGAGCATGGTGGTAATGAAGATGACGAAGATGAGATGATTGACATTGTAGAGGAAAGCAACGAATGGACTGCTTGGCGAGACAACTTAGCACATGAAATGTACACTGAGTGGATGCATAGCCGTATAGATTAG